A genomic region of Trichothermofontia sichuanensis B231 contains the following coding sequences:
- a CDS encoding PH domain-containing protein: protein MGIREEVFYDGGPHIGDLIIGILLAFTIICLPLTIGAVVRALWLRYRITNRRVSITSGWMGRERADVIYSEITKVVTIPRGWGAWGDMVLTLKDGSRLELRAIPRFREVYEYISNKIAPKARQASGPIGQT from the coding sequence ATGGGCATTCGTGAAGAGGTTTTCTATGATGGGGGTCCCCATATTGGGGATCTCATCATTGGCATTTTACTTGCCTTTACCATCATTTGTCTGCCGCTGACAATCGGGGCGGTGGTGCGGGCACTATGGTTGCGTTATCGTATTACCAATCGTCGGGTTTCGATTACCAGTGGTTGGATGGGCCGCGAGCGCGCCGATGTTATTTACTCTGAGATCACCAAGGTGGTCACGATTCCTCGGGGTTGGGGGGCGTGGGGCGATATGGTACTTACCCTTAAAGATGGGAGTCGTTTGGAATTGCGGGCTATTCCCCGTTTTCGGGAAGTATACGAATATATCAGCAATAAAATTGCCCCCAAAGCTCGTCAGGCGAGTGGTCCCATTGGTCAAACCTGA
- the rpmH gene encoding 50S ribosomal protein L34 yields the protein MTQRTLHGTNRKRKRTSGFRARMRTQSGRKVIRARRQKGRARLAV from the coding sequence ATGACTCAGCGAACCTTGCATGGGACCAATCGCAAGCGCAAACGCACTTCCGGCTTTCGGGCACGGATGCGAACTCAATCAGGTCGTAAAGTAATTCGGGCGCGTCGTCAGAAAGGACGGGCAAGATTGGCTGTCTAG
- a CDS encoding YceD family protein, which translates to MTPIPIPQIARSPDHTVRWTVKEFLADLPTLTPVQGWVQVTHCHTYLEVSTQAEAIITLTCDRCLQQYNYRLVANTSELIWLDEAAERVANTLPAELEVAPEDLVESLSPHGMFDPVGWLYEQMCLALPLRQLCDATCPGIIPEDDRAPELSTAIDRRWAALESLKNQLSS; encoded by the coding sequence GTGACTCCAATCCCCATTCCCCAAATTGCGCGATCGCCGGATCACACGGTGCGGTGGACGGTGAAGGAATTTCTGGCCGATCTTCCCACGTTAACCCCGGTACAAGGTTGGGTGCAGGTCACCCACTGTCATACCTATCTGGAGGTATCGACCCAGGCGGAGGCGATCATAACCCTTACCTGCGATCGCTGCTTGCAACAGTATAACTATCGGCTAGTAGCCAACACTAGCGAGTTGATCTGGCTGGATGAGGCGGCTGAGCGGGTGGCGAATACTTTACCGGCTGAACTAGAGGTGGCCCCAGAGGATCTGGTTGAGTCCCTCTCCCCACACGGTATGTTTGATCCAGTGGGTTGGCTCTATGAGCAGATGTGTTTGGCTCTGCCCCTGCGTCAACTGTGTGATGCGACCTGTCCCGGCATTATCCCAGAAGACGATCGTGCTCCTGAGTTGAGTACGGCGATCGATCGCCGTTGGGCAGCGTTGGAGTCGCTGAAAAATCAGCTTTCTTCGTAG
- the rnpA gene encoding ribonuclease P protein component, giving the protein MLPKANRLLHRQDFQTVYQHGHRANSPHLGLRALPVLSHPTAGAHPTAGASRLRSQLPPTRIGIVVSRKAVGKRAVVRNRVKRRLRAVCRQLLPQIQPGWLLIISARSGCAECDYGKFLQELEQLLAKAGVLATHHGHS; this is encoded by the coding sequence ATGCTGCCGAAGGCGAACCGACTCCTGCACCGTCAGGATTTTCAGACGGTTTATCAACACGGTCACCGTGCCAACAGCCCTCACCTCGGTTTGCGGGCACTGCCAGTTTTATCTCATCCAACCGCCGGTGCTCATCCAACCGCCGGTGCATCCCGATTGCGCTCCCAGCTTCCGCCAACCCGGATTGGTATTGTTGTGAGCCGCAAAGCAGTGGGCAAGCGAGCAGTGGTTCGCAATCGGGTTAAGCGACGGTTACGGGCAGTGTGTCGTCAGCTTTTACCCCAAATTCAACCCGGTTGGTTATTAATCATTTCTGCGCGATCGGGATGTGCCGAGTGCGATTATGGCAAATTTCTGCAAGAATTAGAACAGTTGTTGGCAAAAGCTGGAGTCCTCGCAACACATCATGGGCATTCGTGA
- a CDS encoding DUF29 domain-containing protein translates to MSMLNPPSLYETDILLWVEDTVTKLRARDFEHLDWENLIEEVEAWGISQRKGLLSCLMRLLEHLRKRLYVPSESDCKGWERTIRLPEPWPYAKDVAARLTVKFWQ, encoded by the coding sequence ATGTCCATGCTCAACCCCCCCTCTCTCTATGAAACAGATATTTTGCTGTGGGTGGAAGATACTGTTACCAAGCTCAGAGCCAGGGATTTTGAACACCTAGACTGGGAGAATCTGATTGAGGAGGTTGAAGCTTGGGGGATCTCCCAACGCAAAGGACTCTTAAGCTGTTTGATGCGTTTACTGGAACACCTCCGCAAACGCCTTTATGTTCCTTCCGAGTCAGACTGCAAAGGTTGGGAACGGACGATTCGGCTTCCCGAACCGTGGCCCTACGCGAAGGATGTTGCTGCCCGACTCACCGTAAAATTTTGGCAGTGA
- a CDS encoding Uma2 family endonuclease has translation MTIATAKWTIADYHAMIAAGILDDRPVELIHGEIIEMAPEGEPHAYLSTVSGHYLAQVLGDRALVRPAKPITLPNASEPEPDIAIVQPLGREYLSHHPYPENIFWLIEYANANLSKDLEIKRRLYAEVQIPEYWVVNLQTQQLIVFRDPQNGDYNTRFTLSEGVISPLAFPDVSVSVAAIVSL, from the coding sequence ATGACCATTGCAACTGCAAAATGGACGATCGCTGACTATCACGCCATGATTGCAGCGGGTATCCTTGACGATCGACCGGTTGAACTGATTCATGGAGAAATTATCGAGATGGCACCCGAAGGGGAACCCCATGCGTATTTGAGCACAGTATCTGGACATTATTTGGCCCAAGTACTAGGCGATCGAGCGTTGGTTCGCCCTGCTAAACCCATCACGCTGCCGAATGCCTCTGAGCCAGAACCCGATATCGCCATTGTGCAACCCTTAGGGCGAGAATACCTCAGCCATCATCCCTACCCCGAAAACATCTTTTGGCTGATCGAATACGCCAACGCCAATCTCAGCAAAGACCTGGAAATCAAACGCCGACTCTATGCCGAAGTCCAAATCCCTGAGTATTGGGTAGTCAACTTACAAACCCAACAATTGATTGTCTTCCGCGATCCTCAAAATGGCGACTATAACACTCGTTTTACCCTGAGCGAGGGCGTCATTTCACCCTTGGCCTTTCCCGATGTTTCAGTCTCCGTGGCCGCGATCGTCAGCCTCTAA
- the yidC gene encoding membrane protein insertase YidC, giving the protein MDFGVGFLSNNVMLPILDFFYGIVPSYGLAIVALTLVVRFALYPLNAGQIRNMRRMKVTQPLMQKRMKEIQERYSNDPVKQREEVSKLYKEFGNPLAGCLPLLIQMPVLFALFATLRGSPFSDVNYTVNLQIFPQEQIEQIQPQVYATKPQNIYVADGDHAAIVALLPGGNRLAVGQKTRVEFQSVAGTPLPELVAAHSEADITPQWKVIKGEERVRIDPDGTIVALQPGEVTLQGTVPGLAANKGFLFIKALGRVGAVQEDGTINWDIVAMVLAFGVSMYINQLLSGQGGGTGNPQQDSINKVMPVLFSGMFLFFPLPAGVLLYMLIANIFQTLQTFILSREPLPEEIQKLVDLEARNTKAAKGESNGNKNSADRKTLPFEPKSVVAKPTPNKPAKSAKKSQPKSSK; this is encoded by the coding sequence ATGGACTTCGGTGTAGGTTTTCTTTCCAACAACGTGATGTTGCCGATCCTGGACTTTTTCTACGGGATCGTGCCGAGCTATGGGTTGGCGATCGTCGCTCTGACGCTGGTGGTCCGCTTTGCGCTGTACCCCCTCAATGCTGGCCAAATCCGCAATATGCGCCGCATGAAGGTCACCCAGCCTTTGATGCAAAAGCGCATGAAGGAAATTCAGGAGCGTTATAGCAACGACCCCGTTAAGCAACGGGAGGAGGTGAGCAAGCTCTATAAGGAGTTTGGTAACCCTCTGGCGGGCTGTCTGCCGCTGCTGATCCAGATGCCGGTTCTGTTCGCCCTGTTTGCAACTTTGCGGGGATCCCCCTTCTCGGATGTGAACTACACCGTTAACCTGCAAATTTTTCCCCAGGAGCAGATCGAACAAATCCAACCCCAGGTTTATGCGACTAAGCCCCAGAATATCTATGTTGCGGATGGGGATCATGCTGCGATCGTGGCCTTGTTACCGGGCGGCAATCGTCTGGCTGTTGGGCAAAAAACCCGCGTTGAATTCCAAAGTGTGGCTGGGACACCCCTGCCGGAACTGGTCGCAGCCCATTCGGAAGCCGATATCACTCCCCAGTGGAAGGTGATTAAGGGAGAAGAGCGGGTGCGAATTGACCCCGATGGGACGATCGTCGCCCTGCAACCCGGTGAGGTCACCCTGCAAGGAACGGTTCCCGGTCTGGCCGCCAATAAGGGCTTCCTGTTTATTAAGGCGTTAGGCCGGGTGGGGGCTGTCCAGGAGGACGGTACGATTAACTGGGATATTGTGGCGATGGTGCTGGCTTTTGGGGTCAGTATGTACATCAACCAGTTGCTGTCGGGACAGGGGGGAGGAACAGGGAATCCTCAACAGGACAGCATTAACAAGGTGATGCCGGTACTTTTCTCCGGCATGTTTCTGTTTTTCCCGCTGCCGGCGGGGGTGTTGCTCTATATGTTGATTGCCAACATCTTCCAAACCCTGCAAACTTTCATTCTCTCCCGTGAACCCCTGCCCGAAGAAATTCAAAAACTGGTGGATTTGGAGGCGCGCAACACGAAGGCAGCTAAGGGGGAAAGCAATGGTAATAAAAATAGCGCCGATCGCAAAACCTTGCCCTTTGAACCCAAATCTGTTGTCGCTAAACCGACGCCTAATAAACCAGCGAAGTCAGCCAAAAAGTCCCAGCCGAAATCGTCCAAATAG
- a CDS encoding ferrous iron transporter B: MSQPVVYPRPIETAITQIERILAEANVRSRSLSLEESSSVFSREASLDVQLTLRSLALLLLQKDPVLAAELQLDSQQQQQISAIIAATQAQLEQPLSLAIAQSRQQLAWELESATLSAPSQNTVPLAERLHQITVNPLTGFPLLLLILYFGVYQFVGQFGAGTLVDLIETFFENRITPVVNHGVSLLIPWPVVQDLIANDYGIITLGIRYAIAIVLPVVATYFLVFSLLEDSGYLPRLSLMLDRLFSLIGLSGRAVIPIVLGLGCDTMATMVTRTLETRRERIIAIFLLSLAVPCAAQWGLILGLLAQKPVALLLWASIISSIFMTMGYLVSRLLPGQKASFYMEVPPLRLPKLSNVLTKTYVRMKWYFWEIIPLFIWASVIIWVGRLTGVFDLLVRGLEPVMGWLGLPGTAAPVFIYGFFRRDYGAAGLFDLQQNGVLTGSQLLVAAIVLTLFLPCVAQLQIMLKEQGAKLTIAMVAFIIPFAFLVGYLVNSGLHRLALSV; this comes from the coding sequence ATGTCTCAACCCGTCGTGTATCCACGCCCCATTGAAACGGCGATTACGCAGATAGAAAGGATTTTGGCGGAGGCGAACGTCCGTTCGCGCAGCCTGTCCCTTGAAGAATCTTCTAGCGTCTTCTCAAGAGAAGCCTCTCTCGATGTGCAACTCACCCTGCGCAGTCTTGCCCTACTACTGCTTCAAAAGGATCCCGTCCTGGCGGCAGAATTACAGCTTGACTCACAACAACAACAACAGATTAGTGCCATCATCGCCGCGACCCAGGCGCAACTGGAACAACCCCTGAGCTTAGCGATTGCCCAAAGTCGGCAACAACTGGCCTGGGAGCTAGAGTCAGCAACCCTATCGGCTCCATCCCAGAACACTGTCCCGTTGGCGGAACGGTTACATCAAATCACGGTGAATCCCCTGACCGGGTTTCCCCTCTTACTGCTGATTTTGTACTTTGGGGTTTACCAGTTCGTGGGCCAGTTTGGAGCGGGCACGCTGGTTGATCTGATCGAAACATTTTTTGAGAATCGCATTACGCCCGTGGTCAATCACGGGGTCAGTCTCCTCATTCCTTGGCCTGTTGTGCAGGACCTGATTGCCAATGACTATGGCATCATTACCCTGGGAATTCGTTATGCGATCGCGATTGTTTTACCCGTTGTTGCAACTTATTTCCTCGTGTTTTCTTTGCTGGAGGATAGTGGCTATCTGCCGCGCTTATCCTTGATGCTCGATCGCCTGTTTAGCCTGATTGGCCTATCGGGTCGTGCCGTGATTCCAATAGTGTTAGGGTTAGGGTGTGACACGATGGCCACCATGGTCACTCGCACCTTGGAAACGAGGCGTGAACGGATCATTGCGATCTTCCTATTGTCGCTGGCTGTGCCCTGTGCCGCTCAATGGGGATTAATTTTGGGACTATTAGCGCAAAAACCTGTCGCGTTGTTGCTCTGGGCTAGCATTATTAGCAGTATTTTCATGACTATGGGTTATTTGGTGTCGCGATTATTACCGGGGCAGAAGGCAAGTTTCTATATGGAGGTTCCTCCCCTGCGGTTACCCAAACTAAGCAATGTGCTTACGAAAACCTATGTACGTATGAAGTGGTACTTCTGGGAAATCATTCCCCTGTTTATTTGGGCTTCTGTAATTATTTGGGTGGGTCGCTTAACGGGGGTGTTTGATCTGTTGGTACGGGGGTTAGAGCCTGTGATGGGTTGGCTCGGTTTACCAGGAACAGCGGCACCGGTTTTTATTTATGGATTTTTCCGACGGGATTATGGGGCAGCCGGGTTATTTGATCTGCAACAGAATGGGGTTCTGACGGGGTCTCAGCTATTGGTTGCTGCGATCGTGCTCACTTTATTTTTGCCCTGCGTGGCGCAGTTGCAGATTATGCTCAAAGAACAGGGGGCCAAGCTCACGATCGCGATGGTTGCCTTTATTATTCCGTTTGCCTTTCTAGTAGGATACTTGGTAAATTCAGGCTTACACAGA
- a CDS encoding Jag family protein, with product MTSIADAGLQRGQIWLQELLKLANLPAAVSIEQHDLAQASGSIWLTIAEDNLTPEQVKILIGEHGEVLDALQYLANTIVNLGQPPEEQHAYTIELHGYRVKRQAELQALAEAAIAHVRATGQPYVIAHLSAAERRHIHNLLSGYDDLETFSQGREPARHLVVQPKAAPGEVGA from the coding sequence ATGACGTCGATCGCTGATGCAGGTCTTCAACGTGGCCAGATTTGGTTGCAGGAGCTTCTCAAACTTGCCAACTTACCGGCTGCCGTGAGCATTGAGCAGCATGATCTTGCGCAGGCATCGGGTAGTATCTGGTTGACGATCGCGGAAGACAATTTGACGCCGGAGCAGGTCAAGATCCTGATCGGTGAACATGGGGAAGTGCTAGATGCCCTTCAGTATTTAGCCAATACGATTGTCAACCTCGGTCAACCGCCGGAGGAGCAACATGCGTATACGATCGAACTGCATGGCTACCGGGTGAAGCGCCAGGCGGAACTGCAAGCTTTAGCTGAGGCGGCTATTGCCCATGTGCGGGCAACGGGTCAACCCTATGTGATCGCACACCTGTCTGCGGCGGAACGGCGACATATTCACAACCTCCTGTCCGGCTACGACGATCTGGAAACCTTCAGCCAGGGTCGGGAACCGGCCCGCCATCTGGTGGTCCAGCCGAAGGCTGCGCCTGGGGAGGTTGGTGCTTAA
- a CDS encoding HhoA/HhoB/HtrA family serine endopeptidase, which produces MNTHTDSHPEITPPPLNTRYSYPPRRRPLSALALVLLGAGVATAGNYAMMKWLPQQTVPVPVAAGGTSNLEATTKAPAIAPGQTPALAAAGQDENFVSRVVETAGPAVVRIDASRTVTEQVPDMFNDPFFQRFFGSVPIPPSQELQRGVGSGFILDPDGHILTNAHVVDGADTVKVTLKDGRSFDGQVLGTDPATDVAVIKITGDNLPTVRLSDSDQIQPGEWAIAIGNPLGLDNTVTVGIISATGRSSSQVGVPDKRVDFIQTDTAINPGNSGGPLLNARGEVIGMNTAIIQGAQGLGFAIPINTAQQVAQQLITSGKVEHPYLGIQMVTLTPEIQQEINSNLNSGLSVNEDRGVLVAKVVPNSPAAQAGLRAGDVIQSVNGQSVTDVAEIQKLVARQAVGDRLTLQVKRNQQPLNLVAQLGALPSQLTQ; this is translated from the coding sequence ATGAACACCCATACCGATTCCCATCCAGAGATCACCCCACCCCCCCTAAACACCCGCTATTCCTACCCGCCGCGGCGACGCCCCCTCAGTGCCCTAGCCCTGGTTCTACTCGGTGCCGGGGTGGCAACAGCAGGGAATTACGCCATGATGAAGTGGCTGCCCCAGCAGACGGTGCCAGTGCCAGTAGCTGCTGGAGGCACCTCCAACCTGGAAGCGACAACGAAGGCTCCTGCGATCGCCCCTGGACAGACGCCGGCCCTAGCCGCGGCGGGCCAAGATGAAAACTTTGTCAGCCGGGTGGTGGAGACAGCAGGGCCTGCAGTAGTCCGGATCGACGCCTCCCGAACCGTGACGGAGCAAGTCCCAGACATGTTTAATGATCCATTCTTCCAGCGCTTCTTCGGCAGTGTCCCCATCCCGCCTTCTCAAGAATTACAGCGAGGGGTTGGCTCCGGGTTTATCCTTGATCCTGATGGCCACATCCTGACCAATGCCCATGTTGTCGATGGCGCGGATACGGTGAAAGTCACCCTCAAGGATGGTCGCTCCTTCGATGGCCAGGTTCTTGGCACAGACCCTGCTACTGATGTAGCCGTGATTAAAATTACAGGAGATAATTTACCTACAGTCAGGCTAAGTGATTCTGATCAAATTCAACCAGGAGAATGGGCGATCGCGATCGGGAATCCCCTGGGATTGGATAATACGGTGACCGTAGGCATCATTAGCGCGACAGGCCGATCCAGCAGCCAGGTGGGAGTTCCCGACAAACGGGTGGACTTCATTCAAACTGACACAGCCATTAATCCGGGCAATTCTGGTGGTCCCCTGCTCAACGCTCGCGGTGAAGTTATTGGCATGAATACAGCCATTATTCAGGGAGCACAAGGTCTAGGCTTTGCCATTCCCATCAATACGGCCCAACAAGTTGCCCAACAACTGATCACCAGCGGCAAGGTGGAACACCCCTATCTGGGTATCCAGATGGTAACCCTGACGCCAGAGATCCAACAGGAAATTAATAGCAACCTCAACAGTGGGCTAAGTGTTAACGAGGACCGGGGCGTCCTTGTGGCTAAAGTTGTCCCCAATTCACCAGCGGCGCAGGCCGGCTTACGGGCAGGAGATGTGATCCAGTCCGTCAATGGGCAATCAGTTACCGACGTCGCCGAGATTCAAAAACTGGTTGCGCGCCAAGCCGTCGGCGATCGCTTGACCCTGCAAGTCAAACGCAATCAGCAACCGTTAAACTTAGTTGCCCAACTGGGGGCATTGCCCAGTCAGTTGACTCAGTAG
- a CDS encoding AAA family ATPase, translated as MMNFQDEFGLLLRARYSLLYLVTREEERLETAIAQVAQQQGQRAVYTWDFVDGYQGNPNDAGFGRRNPLQALEFVEKLPTEAAGIFILRDFHRFLEDIAISRKLRNLAKRLKSQPKNLVILAPHISIPEDLSDCMTVLEFPLPNADEIRAEVERLLSSLGSPPTGRLLDELVRSCQGLSIERIRRVLARAIATHQELRPEDIDLVLEEKRQTIRQTQILDFYPAHEAMTDIGGLDNLKDWLLRRGGAFSERARQYGLPHPRGLLLVGIQGTGKSLTAKAIAHHWHLPLLRLDVGRLFGGLVGESESRTRQMIQLAEALAPCVLWIDEIDKAFAGLDGRGDAGTANRVFGTFITWLAEKTSPVFVVATANNVRALPPEMLRKGRFDEIFFVGLPNQEERRAIFGVHLSRLRPHTLKQYDLDRLAYETPDFSGAEIEQVLVEAMHIAFSQNRDFTNEDILEAASQVIPLARTAQEQIQFLQEWAAAGKARPASRYSNFPGSRSLGT; from the coding sequence ATGATGAATTTTCAGGATGAATTTGGCCTCCTGTTGCGTGCCCGCTACTCGCTGCTTTACCTGGTCACACGGGAGGAAGAGCGTTTAGAAACCGCGATCGCCCAGGTGGCTCAGCAGCAGGGCCAACGGGCGGTGTATACCTGGGATTTTGTTGATGGCTACCAGGGCAATCCTAACGATGCCGGTTTTGGTCGGCGCAACCCCCTGCAAGCCCTGGAATTTGTGGAAAAACTACCTACGGAGGCGGCGGGGATTTTCATCCTGCGTGACTTCCACCGGTTTTTGGAGGACATTGCGATTTCCCGTAAGTTGCGCAATTTGGCTAAGCGCTTGAAGTCCCAGCCGAAGAATCTGGTCATTCTGGCTCCGCACATCAGCATCCCAGAGGACCTGAGCGACTGTATGACTGTTCTGGAATTCCCGCTCCCCAATGCGGATGAGATCCGGGCGGAAGTGGAGCGGTTGCTGTCGTCCCTGGGGTCGCCGCCGACGGGACGGTTGTTGGATGAGTTGGTGCGCTCTTGCCAGGGGTTGTCGATCGAGCGGATTCGTCGGGTCCTGGCACGGGCGATCGCTACCCACCAGGAATTGCGTCCGGAAGATATTGATCTGGTGCTGGAGGAAAAGCGACAAACGATTCGTCAGACCCAAATTCTTGACTTTTATCCCGCCCACGAAGCGATGACGGATATTGGGGGGCTGGATAACTTAAAAGACTGGCTGCTGCGCCGGGGAGGGGCTTTCTCGGAACGGGCGCGGCAGTATGGCCTGCCCCATCCCCGTGGGTTGTTGCTGGTGGGTATCCAGGGAACGGGCAAATCCCTGACGGCTAAGGCTATTGCCCACCATTGGCACTTGCCCCTGCTGCGGCTGGACGTGGGGCGGTTGTTTGGGGGCTTGGTGGGGGAGTCGGAATCGCGCACGCGCCAGATGATCCAGTTGGCAGAAGCCCTGGCTCCCTGTGTGTTGTGGATCGATGAAATTGATAAAGCGTTTGCCGGGTTGGATGGCCGGGGCGATGCGGGGACGGCCAATCGGGTCTTTGGTACCTTTATCACTTGGCTGGCGGAGAAAACTTCGCCGGTGTTTGTGGTGGCTACGGCAAATAATGTCCGTGCCTTACCACCGGAGATGTTGCGCAAGGGCCGGTTTGATGAAATTTTCTTTGTTGGGTTACCGAATCAGGAGGAACGGCGGGCGATCTTTGGGGTTCACCTGTCCCGCCTGCGGCCCCATACCCTCAAACAATATGACCTCGATCGCCTTGCCTATGAAACCCCCGACTTTTCGGGGGCGGAGATTGAGCAAGTGCTGGTCGAAGCGATGCACATTGCCTTTAGCCAAAATCGCGATTTTACCAACGAGGATATCTTGGAAGCGGCTAGCCAGGTGATTCCCCTGGCCCGCACGGCCCAAGAGCAGATCCAATTCCTCCAGGAATGGGCCGCAGCTGGCAAAGCACGACCCGCCTCCCGCTATAGTAACTTCCCAGGATCGCGATCGCTGGGCACCTAA
- a CDS encoding FeoB small GTPase domain-containing protein, which yields MNCHHCRSGCHTQTASAQRRWRWLWRSPQTPANPLLPPQLPTIALVGSPNVGKSVLFHALTGTYVTVSNYPGTTVEITQGQATIGSQTFQVIDTPGMYSLLPITEEERVTRDLLIHWPVTLVIHVVDVKNLGRMLPLTLQLLEAGLPVLLVLNMIDEAQQLRLHIQADRLEPQLGIPIVLTAAAQNRGIAELKTRIANHVSTRRVSTPH from the coding sequence ATGAATTGCCACCACTGTCGATCGGGTTGTCATACCCAAACTGCTTCAGCCCAGCGTCGTTGGCGTTGGTTATGGCGATCGCCCCAGACGCCGGCGAATCCGCTCCTGCCCCCCCAGCTACCCACGATCGCCTTGGTGGGCAGCCCGAATGTGGGTAAAAGCGTGTTGTTTCATGCGCTCACCGGGACCTATGTCACCGTCTCCAACTATCCGGGTACGACGGTGGAAATTACCCAGGGGCAGGCCACGATCGGCAGCCAGACGTTTCAAGTCATCGATACACCGGGGATGTACTCTCTCCTGCCCATCACTGAAGAAGAGCGGGTGACACGGGATTTACTCATCCATTGGCCGGTGACGTTAGTCATTCATGTCGTGGATGTGAAAAATTTGGGGCGGATGTTGCCGCTAACCTTGCAATTATTAGAGGCAGGATTACCTGTCCTATTGGTTCTGAATATGATCGATGAAGCGCAGCAGCTGCGCCTCCATATTCAAGCGGATCGCTTAGAGCCCCAATTGGGAATTCCGATTGTGCTGACCGCTGCGGCCCAAAACCGGGGTATTGCCGAACTTAAAACCAGGATTGCGAACCATGTCTCAACCCGTCGTGTATCCACGCCCCATTGA